Below is a genomic region from Dehalococcoides mccartyi.
GGTTTGATGCTGGCCCTGCCCGGAGGTATTTCCTCCACTGTTATCAGTGAAATTGCTTTTCCGGTACTCACTATATTCCCCATTGCCGGTTTGATTGTCTGTCTGCTGTTTTTAGACCAGGAATCTTATTACTCAACCATATCTCAGCTGTCACTAAGCGAGCATAAACTGAAAACCGCCCTTGAGGCTATACAGGAAAGCAGTGAAAAACTACGTCTGCATACCCAAAACTCTCCGCTGGCTACTATAGAATGGGATGCTGATTTTATAGTCACCCGCTGGGAAGGTGCCGCACCCCATATATTCGGCTGGGGCGCTTCCGAAACCATAGGCAAATCCGTCTACGACCTGAACATAGTATACGAACCGGATGCACCTATCGTCGAGCAGACTATTAAGACTCTTAAAGAGGGCATCAGCAGCCAGGTTGTAACTCTTAACCGTAATTACACAAAGGATGGGCGGGTTATTCACTGCACATGGTACAACTCGGCCCTTTATGACAGTAATAACAAGATGATATCCATGATGTCTCAAGTGGAAGACTCCACCGAACACGAACGGATTGAAACAGCTTTGGCTGAAAATGAAAAGCACTACCGCGAACTATACGAACAATCCCCCGCCGGATACCAATCACTTGACCAGAACGGGGTTTTCATAGAAGTAAACCGCCTTTGGCTGGATACCTTAGGCTACCGAAAAGAAGAGGTAATAGGACACTGGTTTGGTGAATTTGTAGCATCCGAGGATTTAGATAAATTTAAAAAGAATTTCCCGCGTTTTGTCAAAGCCGGCCATACCCATGTGGATTTCAAGATGAAACGGAAGGACGGGCAGATAATAATTGTTGCCTTTGAAGGACGGATTGCCTACACACCCAAAGGTGAGTTTAAACAAACCCACTGCATTATTCAGGATATAACCGAACGTTATAAAGCCGAAGAGGCAACCCGGGAACACAAAGAAAGATATGAGGCATTGTTTAATTCCAATAATGACGCCATTCTTGTCCATCAGCCGCAGGGCGAATTGACACCGGGGACTTTTATAGAAGCAAATGATGCCGCCATTACGCTTTTAGGTTATAACCGTGAGGAACTCTTAAAACTTTCCCCGTTTGATATTACTAAAAACGATAACATGAGTTCGGAACCGGTTAAAAGAACCATGGAATCTTTGAGGCAAACCGGGAAAGTGCAAAATGAGCGCATATTCATTCACAAAGACAGACACGAAATCCCGGTGGAAATAAATGCCAGATTATTTAAATACAAAGGTATTGATACCGTAATTACCATTGTCCATGATATAACTACCCGAAAACAGGCAGAGGCAGCTTTAACTCACGCAGCCGAAGAATGGCGCACTACCTTTGATTCCATTAAAGACATGATAGCTATTGTTGACCCGAAACATACAATCCTCAGGGTAAATCTGGCTTTCGCCAATGCCCTCGGGTTTAAGCCCAATGACCTGGTAGGCAAACATTGTTACGAGGTTATCCACGGGATGAATCAGCCCCATCCGATGTGCCCCCATGCCCGTACGCTGCAATCCAAGCACGTGGAATCCAGTGAGTATTATGATAAAAAACTGAAGCTCTGGGTGGAAGCATCTTCGTCACCTATATTTGATAACAAGGGCGATTTAACTGGCTCGGTTCATGTCATTAAGGATATATCCAAACGCAAACAGGAAGAACTGCAACAACAACAACTTCGCAACAAAGCGGAAA
It encodes:
- a CDS encoding PAS domain S-box protein, producing the protein MINIDLFYNLALLIFVVVIIDLIMRHGGYFTRNSKIILGMVIGGATILGMMNAVSVAPGVFFDGRSVLISAGAFIGGPVIALISSVIAIIFRISLGGDGVLVGSSVIVWAALAGLAYYYLRQRYSKITNPLLLLAFSLIVHAGMLGLMLALPGGISSTVISEIAFPVLTIFPIAGLIVCLLFLDQESYYSTISQLSLSEHKLKTALEAIQESSEKLRLHTQNSPLATIEWDADFIVTRWEGAAPHIFGWGASETIGKSVYDLNIVYEPDAPIVEQTIKTLKEGISSQVVTLNRNYTKDGRVIHCTWYNSALYDSNNKMISMMSQVEDSTEHERIETALAENEKHYRELYEQSPAGYQSLDQNGVFIEVNRLWLDTLGYRKEEVIGHWFGEFVASEDLDKFKKNFPRFVKAGHTHVDFKMKRKDGQIIIVAFEGRIAYTPKGEFKQTHCIIQDITERYKAEEATREHKERYEALFNSNNDAILVHQPQGELTPGTFIEANDAAITLLGYNREELLKLSPFDITKNDNMSSEPVKRTMESLRQTGKVQNERIFIHKDRHEIPVEINARLFKYKGIDTVITIVHDITTRKQAEAALTHAAEEWRTTFDSIKDMIAIVDPKHTILRVNLAFANALGFKPNDLVGKHCYEVIHGMNQPHPMCPHARTLQSKHVESSEYYDKKLKLWVEASSSPIFDNKGDLTGSVHVIKDISKRKQEELQQQQLRNKAEMSSRLAAVGEMAAGIAHEINNPLTGVIGFSELLLERKDLPDDVKDNLQIINEGSQRAREIIKRMLTFARQSTPQMNRVDITSLIDHTLELRNYVLATANIKVIKDYDANLPWVIADPGQLQQVFLNLIVNAEHAMKKAHDKGILTIQTKSLGDSIRISVADDGPGMPDEVLKKLFQPFFTTKEPGEGTGLGLSLSLGIIQEHNGTIRAESKAGKGTTFIVELPAAADADATGEIPPAAEPQKTITKANILVVDDEPAIRLLIKTILSQNGHTVEECDDPRKALDKIISADYNVILLDIRMPGMSGIELFNNILVKKPALSQSVIFITGDTSDEATKTYLEAHQTPYISKPFNRKTLETAVGEILGKKP